A stretch of the Vitis vinifera cultivar Pinot Noir 40024 chromosome 16, ASM3070453v1 genome encodes the following:
- the LOC100266678 gene encoding uncharacterized protein LOC100266678 isoform X5 codes for MSKQKMHCGLRRSNRNRPKGSDRGKGFLSRKSLEQNLKASTEDCEEAFVIWLRCPMVIFSHRHLTLPFLCPDNSNYLRSGAQVKMDDFTVVSPPVDSFRAHQHKERTGDFDAVNPSETSIDSSKAQKNAKKNARRKARKKAKRKNKLSSDTGSTELEVLSEECALGSSTFETSINNDMDHGDGPVSYESTLVNSLPDCLVSVNDSEGDSNGITNCSETSETCTSCTDDMDVSEDTITSVVHNFTGEHPAFNSEDGSQAKDMGFSISKGLEDKHGERIHCCDDMSSKGFSDMPDSLVLGSVSVGCSSEDSPNAGYDDSTDAGYNVSPSNEQGSGISDSEAHQSTRNECFSRQSPSNGVVDSCNNADRMKLHSAGCSSSDIQLDARGKRDKQAKMVVENAHGCVGKENVGCFQLDKTLKEAPLLKRNCNNANIASKSEDKNRSRVKVHRKSKKNSSPGSKQEYNCHSRKRSLAMKASSNAPARINIQENEMSVFPVLWNGQKGSGSISQSYSQNDCPEPELQTHGVESITSELVHSLQDCTGNLEPPERCSTISNMKDHITEGQNNSLLESLDSLNMSSLHEGQSAVHLHPLLGEEVAEVDKEVSLSENSKQEHSSASVMKKWKPVAKKNSGFASLGRSDISLLAHADEPAAEGWTPKNSVEEKPSSNSHKPISSNDSEIMCVDHSFGNANCSSPEDKSPIQNTCTPKQLNNKHPAVNCFTHSCKEKHIYAFGADSSKISGALHDAYRVQQLSESVQLATGCPIADFERLLHAASPIICRSNSVKICQTCVRDEVGRPLCRHEAPNITLRSLWKWYEKHGSYGLEVRLEDCEYSKRLGFYHSAFRAYFVPSLSAVQLFKKPRSHHMDNGPVVSRACEMSKTSQSSFNIGQLPIFSILFPRPCTEETSFSPLENQMHSSRVSSMSQSIDTTITDDSELLFEYFESDQPQLRKPLFEKIKELVSGDGPSWNKVYGDPTKLDSMNLDELHHSSWYSVAWYPIYRIPDGEFRAAFLTYHSFGHLVHRSSTFDSHRKDACIVSPVVGLQSYNAQHERWFHLKQSILSQTEETSNLKPSEILRKRLKTLEQTASLMARAEVSKGNLKSVNRHPDYEFFLSRQRW; via the exons ATG TCAAAACAAAAGATGCATTGTGGTCTTAGAAGATCGAATAGAAATAGGCCAAAAGGTTCAGACAGAGGAAAAGGTTTCTTGTCAAGGAAGTCTCTAGAACAAAATCTGAAAGCATCTACAGAG GATTGTGAAGAAGCTTTTGTCATCTGGTTGAG GTGTCCTATGGTTATATTCTCACATAGACACCTTACACTGCCATTTCTATGTCCTGataactccaactacctgagaTCTGGAGCTCAGGTTAAAATGGATGATTTTACAGTGGTTTCCCCACCTGTTGATTCATTCAGGGCTCATCAACACAAAGAGAGGACAG GTGACTTTGATGCTGTTAATCCATCTGAGACATCAATTGATAGTTCCAAAGCACAGaagaatgcaaagaaaaatgcaagaagAAAGGCGAGAAAGAAGGCAAAACGAAAGAATAAACTTTCATCAGACACTGGCTCTACTGAACTAGAAGTTTTATCTGAGGAATGTGCCCTTGGAAGTTCAACCTTTGAAACCTCTATTAACAACGATATGGATCATGGGGATGGACCAGTTTCATATGAAAGTACCCTAGTTAATTCATTGCCAGATTGTCTGGTTAGTGTAAATGATTCTGAAGGAGACAGTAATGGCATAACCAACTGTTCAGAAACATCAGAGACATGCACCTCATGCACTGATGACATGGATGTATCAGAAGATACAATTACTTCTGTAGTTCATAATTTTACTGGTGAACATCCTGCGTTTAATTCTGAAGATGGGAGCCAAGCCAAAGACATGGGATTTTCCATTTCAAAAGGATTAGAGGATAAACATGGTGAAAGAATCCACTGTTGTGATGATATGTCTTCCAAAGGTTTCTCTGATATGCCTGACTCTCTTGTATTGGGTTCTGTTTCTGTTGGTTGTAGCAGTGAGGACAGTCCTAATGCTGGTTATGACGACAGTACCGATGCTGGTTATAATGTAAGTCCATCTAATGAACAGGGTAGTGGAATTAGTGATTCAGAAGCACATCAAAGTACCAGAAATGAATGCTTTTCTCGTCAGAGTCCATCAAATGGTGTTGTGGATTCTTGTAATAATGCTGATAGAATGAAGCTTCATAGTGCAGGCTGTAGCAGCAGTGACATCCAATTGGATGCACGTGGGAAGAGGGATAAGCAAGCTAAAATGGTTGTTGAAAATGCACATGGCTGTGTTGGGAAGGAAAATGTGGGTTGCTTTCAGCTTGATAAGACTTTGAAAGAGGCTCCTTTACTTAAAAGAAATTGTAACAATGCAAATATAGCATCAAAATCTGAAGATAAGAATCGATCAAGAGTTAAGGTCCATAGAAAGTCAAAAAAAAACTCTAGTCCAGGGTCAAAGCAAGAGTACAACTGTCATTCCAGGAAGAGATCTCTTGCTATGAAGGCCAGCTCTAATGCACCTGCAAGGATTAATATTCAGGAGAATGAAATGTCGGTCTTTCCAGTGCTGTGGAATGGTCAAAAGGGATCAGGCAGTATTTCACAATCTTATTCTCAGAATGATTGTCCAGAACCTGAATTACAAACCCATGGAGTTGAAAGCATTACCTCTGAGCTAGTTCACAGTTTGCAAGATTGTACTGGCAACCTGGAACCACCTGAAAGATGTAGCACCATTTCTAATATGAAAGATCATATTACAGAGGGCCAGAATAACTCATTATTAGAATCCCTCGACTCTTTGAACATGTCCAGTCTGCATGAGGGGCAGTCTGCAGTTCACCTTCATCCTCTCTTAGGTGAGGAAGTTGCTGAAGTAGACAAAGAAGTTTCTCTTTCAGAAAACAGCAAGCAAGAGCATAGTTCTGCATCGGTTATGAAGAAATGGAAACCTGTTGCGAAGAAAAATTCTGGTTTTGCAAGCTTGGGTAGATCAGACATATCATTACTGGCACATGCTGATGAACCAGCTGCTGAAGGTTGGACTCCAAAGAACTCTGTAGAAGAGAAACCATCTTCTAATTCTCACAAGCCTATTTCTTCAAATGATTCTGAAATAATGTGTGTGGATCATAGTTTTGGAAATGCGAATTGTTCTTCTCCTGAAGATAAAAGCCCAATTCAGAACACATGCACACCTAAACAGCTCAATAACAAGCATCCTGCTGTTAACTGCTTTACTCACTCTTgtaaagaaaaacatatttatgcTTTTGGAGCTGATTCAAGCAAGATATCAGGTGCATTACATGATGCCTATAGGGTACAACAGCTGTCTGAATCTGTTCAACTGGCCACTGGTTGTCCAATCGCTGACTTTGAAAGACTTCTTCATGCTGCTTCTCCTATTATTTGTCGATCAAACAGTgttaaaatttgtcaaacttGCGTGCGAGATGAGGTTGGTAGGCCTCTTTGCCGACATGAGGCACCCAATATCACATTGAGAAGCCTGTGGAAGTGGTATGAGAAACATGGGAGCTATGGATTAGAAGTAAGATTAGAAGATTGTGAATACTCGAAGAGATTGGGTTTTTATCACTCTGCATTTCGAGCCTACTTTGTCCCTTCTCTCTCTGCAGTTCAGCTGTTCAAAAAGCCTAGGAGTCATCATATGGATAATGGGCCTGTGGTTTCAAGGGCATGTGAAATGAGTAAAACATCACAAAGCTCATTTAACATTGGCCAACTTCCAATTTTTTCAATACTTTTCCCTCGGCCTTGTACTGAGGAGACAAGCTTTAGCCCACTTGAAAATCAAATGCACAGTTCGCGAGTATCATCCATGTCTCAATCTATCGATACTACAATAACTGATGATTCAGAGCtactttttgaatattttgaatctGATCAACCTCAACTCAGAAAGCCATTGTTTGAGAA GATAAAAGAGCTGGTTAGTGGTGATGGACCTTCATGGAACAAAGTATATGGGGATCCAACAAAACTAGACTCCATGAATCTAGATGAACTTCATCATAGCTCCTG GTATTCAGTGGCATGGTATCCTATTTATAGGATACCAGATGGTGAATTTCGTGCAGCATTCCTGACCTACCATTCATTTGGCCATCTGGTTCATAGAAGCTCTACATTTGATTCCCATAGAAAGGATGCCTGTATAGTTTCTCCAGTTGTGGGTCTTCAGAGTTACAATGCTCAG CATGAACGATGGTTCCATCTGAAACAGTCCATACTGAGCCAGACAGAAGAAACTTCAAACTTAAAGCCTTCTGAAATCCTGAGAAAGCGGTTGAAGACACTAGAGCAGACAGCATCTCTTATGGCAAGAGCTGAAGTTAGCAAGGGAAATCTGAAATCTGTCAACAGACATCCTGATTATGAGTTTTTCCTCTCTAGGCAACGTTGGTGA
- the LOC100266678 gene encoding uncharacterized protein LOC100266678 isoform X1 yields MSKQKMHCGLRRSNRNRPKGSDRGKGFLSRKSLEQNLKASTEDCEEAFVIWLRCPMVIFSHRHLTLPFLCPDNSNYLRSGAQVKMDDFTVVSPPVDSFRAHQHKERTGSFPDAICSVKFLTGRSFCQSDVHHQSQSESLTNKATRLDEFSNCDATGMISGDFDAVNPSETSIDSSKAQKNAKKNARRKARKKAKRKNKLSSDTGSTELEVLSEECALGSSTFETSINNDMDHGDGPVSYESTLVNSLPDCLVSVNDSEGDSNGITNCSETSETCTSCTDDMDVSEDTITSVVHNFTGEHPAFNSEDGSQAKDMGFSISKGLEDKHGERIHCCDDMSSKGFSDMPDSLVLGSVSVGCSSEDSPNAGYDDSTDAGYNVSPSNEQGSGISDSEAHQSTRNECFSRQSPSNGVVDSCNNADRMKLHSAGCSSSDIQLDARGKRDKQAKMVVENAHGCVGKENVGCFQLDKTLKEAPLLKRNCNNANIASKSEDKNRSRVKVHRKSKKNSSPGSKQEYNCHSRKRSLAMKASSNAPARINIQENEMSVFPVLWNGQKGSGSISQSYSQNDCPEPELQTHGVESITSELVHSLQDCTGNLEPPERCSTISNMKDHITEGQNNSLLESLDSLNMSSLHEGQSAVHLHPLLGEEVAEVDKEVSLSENSKQEHSSASVMKKWKPVAKKNSGFASLGRSDISLLAHADEPAAEGWTPKNSVEEKPSSNSHKPISSNDSEIMCVDHSFGNANCSSPEDKSPIQNTCTPKQLNNKHPAVNCFTHSCKEKHIYAFGADSSKISGALHDAYRVQQLSESVQLATGCPIADFERLLHAASPIICRSNSVKICQTCVRDEVGRPLCRHEAPNITLRSLWKWYEKHGSYGLEVRLEDCEYSKRLGFYHSAFRAYFVPSLSAVQLFKKPRSHHMDNGPVVSRACEMSKTSQSSFNIGQLPIFSILFPRPCTEETSFSPLENQMHSSRVSSMSQSIDTTITDDSELLFEYFESDQPQLRKPLFEKIKELVSGDGPSWNKVYGDPTKLDSMNLDELHHSSWYSVAWYPIYRIPDGEFRAAFLTYHSFGHLVHRSSTFDSHRKDACIVSPVVGLQSYNAQHERWFHLKQSILSQTEETSNLKPSEILRKRLKTLEQTASLMARAEVSKGNLKSVNRHPDYEFFLSRQRW; encoded by the exons ATG TCAAAACAAAAGATGCATTGTGGTCTTAGAAGATCGAATAGAAATAGGCCAAAAGGTTCAGACAGAGGAAAAGGTTTCTTGTCAAGGAAGTCTCTAGAACAAAATCTGAAAGCATCTACAGAG GATTGTGAAGAAGCTTTTGTCATCTGGTTGAG GTGTCCTATGGTTATATTCTCACATAGACACCTTACACTGCCATTTCTATGTCCTGataactccaactacctgagaTCTGGAGCTCAGGTTAAAATGGATGATTTTACAGTGGTTTCCCCACCTGTTGATTCATTCAGGGCTCATCAACACAAAGAGAGGACAGGTTCTTTTCCGGATGCTATTTGTTCTGTCAAATTTTTAACAGGCAGAAGCTTCTGTCAGTCTGATGTGCATCATCAATCTCAAAGCGAGTCCTTGACTAACAAAGCAACTAGGTTAGATGAATTTTCTAACTGTGATGCCACTGGTATGATCTCAGGTGACTTTGATGCTGTTAATCCATCTGAGACATCAATTGATAGTTCCAAAGCACAGaagaatgcaaagaaaaatgcaagaagAAAGGCGAGAAAGAAGGCAAAACGAAAGAATAAACTTTCATCAGACACTGGCTCTACTGAACTAGAAGTTTTATCTGAGGAATGTGCCCTTGGAAGTTCAACCTTTGAAACCTCTATTAACAACGATATGGATCATGGGGATGGACCAGTTTCATATGAAAGTACCCTAGTTAATTCATTGCCAGATTGTCTGGTTAGTGTAAATGATTCTGAAGGAGACAGTAATGGCATAACCAACTGTTCAGAAACATCAGAGACATGCACCTCATGCACTGATGACATGGATGTATCAGAAGATACAATTACTTCTGTAGTTCATAATTTTACTGGTGAACATCCTGCGTTTAATTCTGAAGATGGGAGCCAAGCCAAAGACATGGGATTTTCCATTTCAAAAGGATTAGAGGATAAACATGGTGAAAGAATCCACTGTTGTGATGATATGTCTTCCAAAGGTTTCTCTGATATGCCTGACTCTCTTGTATTGGGTTCTGTTTCTGTTGGTTGTAGCAGTGAGGACAGTCCTAATGCTGGTTATGACGACAGTACCGATGCTGGTTATAATGTAAGTCCATCTAATGAACAGGGTAGTGGAATTAGTGATTCAGAAGCACATCAAAGTACCAGAAATGAATGCTTTTCTCGTCAGAGTCCATCAAATGGTGTTGTGGATTCTTGTAATAATGCTGATAGAATGAAGCTTCATAGTGCAGGCTGTAGCAGCAGTGACATCCAATTGGATGCACGTGGGAAGAGGGATAAGCAAGCTAAAATGGTTGTTGAAAATGCACATGGCTGTGTTGGGAAGGAAAATGTGGGTTGCTTTCAGCTTGATAAGACTTTGAAAGAGGCTCCTTTACTTAAAAGAAATTGTAACAATGCAAATATAGCATCAAAATCTGAAGATAAGAATCGATCAAGAGTTAAGGTCCATAGAAAGTCAAAAAAAAACTCTAGTCCAGGGTCAAAGCAAGAGTACAACTGTCATTCCAGGAAGAGATCTCTTGCTATGAAGGCCAGCTCTAATGCACCTGCAAGGATTAATATTCAGGAGAATGAAATGTCGGTCTTTCCAGTGCTGTGGAATGGTCAAAAGGGATCAGGCAGTATTTCACAATCTTATTCTCAGAATGATTGTCCAGAACCTGAATTACAAACCCATGGAGTTGAAAGCATTACCTCTGAGCTAGTTCACAGTTTGCAAGATTGTACTGGCAACCTGGAACCACCTGAAAGATGTAGCACCATTTCTAATATGAAAGATCATATTACAGAGGGCCAGAATAACTCATTATTAGAATCCCTCGACTCTTTGAACATGTCCAGTCTGCATGAGGGGCAGTCTGCAGTTCACCTTCATCCTCTCTTAGGTGAGGAAGTTGCTGAAGTAGACAAAGAAGTTTCTCTTTCAGAAAACAGCAAGCAAGAGCATAGTTCTGCATCGGTTATGAAGAAATGGAAACCTGTTGCGAAGAAAAATTCTGGTTTTGCAAGCTTGGGTAGATCAGACATATCATTACTGGCACATGCTGATGAACCAGCTGCTGAAGGTTGGACTCCAAAGAACTCTGTAGAAGAGAAACCATCTTCTAATTCTCACAAGCCTATTTCTTCAAATGATTCTGAAATAATGTGTGTGGATCATAGTTTTGGAAATGCGAATTGTTCTTCTCCTGAAGATAAAAGCCCAATTCAGAACACATGCACACCTAAACAGCTCAATAACAAGCATCCTGCTGTTAACTGCTTTACTCACTCTTgtaaagaaaaacatatttatgcTTTTGGAGCTGATTCAAGCAAGATATCAGGTGCATTACATGATGCCTATAGGGTACAACAGCTGTCTGAATCTGTTCAACTGGCCACTGGTTGTCCAATCGCTGACTTTGAAAGACTTCTTCATGCTGCTTCTCCTATTATTTGTCGATCAAACAGTgttaaaatttgtcaaacttGCGTGCGAGATGAGGTTGGTAGGCCTCTTTGCCGACATGAGGCACCCAATATCACATTGAGAAGCCTGTGGAAGTGGTATGAGAAACATGGGAGCTATGGATTAGAAGTAAGATTAGAAGATTGTGAATACTCGAAGAGATTGGGTTTTTATCACTCTGCATTTCGAGCCTACTTTGTCCCTTCTCTCTCTGCAGTTCAGCTGTTCAAAAAGCCTAGGAGTCATCATATGGATAATGGGCCTGTGGTTTCAAGGGCATGTGAAATGAGTAAAACATCACAAAGCTCATTTAACATTGGCCAACTTCCAATTTTTTCAATACTTTTCCCTCGGCCTTGTACTGAGGAGACAAGCTTTAGCCCACTTGAAAATCAAATGCACAGTTCGCGAGTATCATCCATGTCTCAATCTATCGATACTACAATAACTGATGATTCAGAGCtactttttgaatattttgaatctGATCAACCTCAACTCAGAAAGCCATTGTTTGAGAA GATAAAAGAGCTGGTTAGTGGTGATGGACCTTCATGGAACAAAGTATATGGGGATCCAACAAAACTAGACTCCATGAATCTAGATGAACTTCATCATAGCTCCTG GTATTCAGTGGCATGGTATCCTATTTATAGGATACCAGATGGTGAATTTCGTGCAGCATTCCTGACCTACCATTCATTTGGCCATCTGGTTCATAGAAGCTCTACATTTGATTCCCATAGAAAGGATGCCTGTATAGTTTCTCCAGTTGTGGGTCTTCAGAGTTACAATGCTCAG CATGAACGATGGTTCCATCTGAAACAGTCCATACTGAGCCAGACAGAAGAAACTTCAAACTTAAAGCCTTCTGAAATCCTGAGAAAGCGGTTGAAGACACTAGAGCAGACAGCATCTCTTATGGCAAGAGCTGAAGTTAGCAAGGGAAATCTGAAATCTGTCAACAGACATCCTGATTATGAGTTTTTCCTCTCTAGGCAACGTTGGTGA
- the LOC100266678 gene encoding uncharacterized protein LOC100266678 isoform X3 — protein sequence MHCGLRRSNRNRPKGSDRGKGFLSRKSLEQNLKASTEDCEEAFVIWLRCPMVIFSHRHLTLPFLCPDNSNYLRSGAQVKMDDFTVVSPPVDSFRAHQHKERTGSFPDAICSVKFLTGRSFCQSDVHHQSQSESLTNKATRLDEFSNCDATGMISGDFDAVNPSETSIDSSKAQKNAKKNARRKARKKAKRKNKLSSDTGSTELEVLSEECALGSSTFETSINNDMDHGDGPVSYESTLVNSLPDCLVSVNDSEGDSNGITNCSETSETCTSCTDDMDVSEDTITSVVHNFTGEHPAFNSEDGSQAKDMGFSISKGLEDKHGERIHCCDDMSSKGFSDMPDSLVLGSVSVGCSSEDSPNAGYDDSTDAGYNVSPSNEQGSGISDSEAHQSTRNECFSRQSPSNGVVDSCNNADRMKLHSAGCSSSDIQLDARGKRDKQAKMVVENAHGCVGKENVGCFQLDKTLKEAPLLKRNCNNANIASKSEDKNRSRVKVHRKSKKNSSPGSKQEYNCHSRKRSLAMKASSNAPARINIQENEMSVFPVLWNGQKGSGSISQSYSQNDCPEPELQTHGVESITSELVHSLQDCTGNLEPPERCSTISNMKDHITEGQNNSLLESLDSLNMSSLHEGQSAVHLHPLLGEEVAEVDKEVSLSENSKQEHSSASVMKKWKPVAKKNSGFASLGRSDISLLAHADEPAAEGWTPKNSVEEKPSSNSHKPISSNDSEIMCVDHSFGNANCSSPEDKSPIQNTCTPKQLNNKHPAVNCFTHSCKEKHIYAFGADSSKISGALHDAYRVQQLSESVQLATGCPIADFERLLHAASPIICRSNSVKICQTCVRDEVGRPLCRHEAPNITLRSLWKWYEKHGSYGLEVRLEDCEYSKRLGFYHSAFRAYFVPSLSAVQLFKKPRSHHMDNGPVVSRACEMSKTSQSSFNIGQLPIFSILFPRPCTEETSFSPLENQMHSSRVSSMSQSIDTTITDDSELLFEYFESDQPQLRKPLFEKIKELVSGDGPSWNKVYGDPTKLDSMNLDELHHSSWYSVAWYPIYRIPDGEFRAAFLTYHSFGHLVHRSSTFDSHRKDACIVSPVVGLQSYNAQHERWFHLKQSILSQTEETSNLKPSEILRKRLKTLEQTASLMARAEVSKGNLKSVNRHPDYEFFLSRQRW from the exons ATGCATTGTGGTCTTAGAAGATCGAATAGAAATAGGCCAAAAGGTTCAGACAGAGGAAAAGGTTTCTTGTCAAGGAAGTCTCTAGAACAAAATCTGAAAGCATCTACAGAG GATTGTGAAGAAGCTTTTGTCATCTGGTTGAG GTGTCCTATGGTTATATTCTCACATAGACACCTTACACTGCCATTTCTATGTCCTGataactccaactacctgagaTCTGGAGCTCAGGTTAAAATGGATGATTTTACAGTGGTTTCCCCACCTGTTGATTCATTCAGGGCTCATCAACACAAAGAGAGGACAGGTTCTTTTCCGGATGCTATTTGTTCTGTCAAATTTTTAACAGGCAGAAGCTTCTGTCAGTCTGATGTGCATCATCAATCTCAAAGCGAGTCCTTGACTAACAAAGCAACTAGGTTAGATGAATTTTCTAACTGTGATGCCACTGGTATGATCTCAGGTGACTTTGATGCTGTTAATCCATCTGAGACATCAATTGATAGTTCCAAAGCACAGaagaatgcaaagaaaaatgcaagaagAAAGGCGAGAAAGAAGGCAAAACGAAAGAATAAACTTTCATCAGACACTGGCTCTACTGAACTAGAAGTTTTATCTGAGGAATGTGCCCTTGGAAGTTCAACCTTTGAAACCTCTATTAACAACGATATGGATCATGGGGATGGACCAGTTTCATATGAAAGTACCCTAGTTAATTCATTGCCAGATTGTCTGGTTAGTGTAAATGATTCTGAAGGAGACAGTAATGGCATAACCAACTGTTCAGAAACATCAGAGACATGCACCTCATGCACTGATGACATGGATGTATCAGAAGATACAATTACTTCTGTAGTTCATAATTTTACTGGTGAACATCCTGCGTTTAATTCTGAAGATGGGAGCCAAGCCAAAGACATGGGATTTTCCATTTCAAAAGGATTAGAGGATAAACATGGTGAAAGAATCCACTGTTGTGATGATATGTCTTCCAAAGGTTTCTCTGATATGCCTGACTCTCTTGTATTGGGTTCTGTTTCTGTTGGTTGTAGCAGTGAGGACAGTCCTAATGCTGGTTATGACGACAGTACCGATGCTGGTTATAATGTAAGTCCATCTAATGAACAGGGTAGTGGAATTAGTGATTCAGAAGCACATCAAAGTACCAGAAATGAATGCTTTTCTCGTCAGAGTCCATCAAATGGTGTTGTGGATTCTTGTAATAATGCTGATAGAATGAAGCTTCATAGTGCAGGCTGTAGCAGCAGTGACATCCAATTGGATGCACGTGGGAAGAGGGATAAGCAAGCTAAAATGGTTGTTGAAAATGCACATGGCTGTGTTGGGAAGGAAAATGTGGGTTGCTTTCAGCTTGATAAGACTTTGAAAGAGGCTCCTTTACTTAAAAGAAATTGTAACAATGCAAATATAGCATCAAAATCTGAAGATAAGAATCGATCAAGAGTTAAGGTCCATAGAAAGTCAAAAAAAAACTCTAGTCCAGGGTCAAAGCAAGAGTACAACTGTCATTCCAGGAAGAGATCTCTTGCTATGAAGGCCAGCTCTAATGCACCTGCAAGGATTAATATTCAGGAGAATGAAATGTCGGTCTTTCCAGTGCTGTGGAATGGTCAAAAGGGATCAGGCAGTATTTCACAATCTTATTCTCAGAATGATTGTCCAGAACCTGAATTACAAACCCATGGAGTTGAAAGCATTACCTCTGAGCTAGTTCACAGTTTGCAAGATTGTACTGGCAACCTGGAACCACCTGAAAGATGTAGCACCATTTCTAATATGAAAGATCATATTACAGAGGGCCAGAATAACTCATTATTAGAATCCCTCGACTCTTTGAACATGTCCAGTCTGCATGAGGGGCAGTCTGCAGTTCACCTTCATCCTCTCTTAGGTGAGGAAGTTGCTGAAGTAGACAAAGAAGTTTCTCTTTCAGAAAACAGCAAGCAAGAGCATAGTTCTGCATCGGTTATGAAGAAATGGAAACCTGTTGCGAAGAAAAATTCTGGTTTTGCAAGCTTGGGTAGATCAGACATATCATTACTGGCACATGCTGATGAACCAGCTGCTGAAGGTTGGACTCCAAAGAACTCTGTAGAAGAGAAACCATCTTCTAATTCTCACAAGCCTATTTCTTCAAATGATTCTGAAATAATGTGTGTGGATCATAGTTTTGGAAATGCGAATTGTTCTTCTCCTGAAGATAAAAGCCCAATTCAGAACACATGCACACCTAAACAGCTCAATAACAAGCATCCTGCTGTTAACTGCTTTACTCACTCTTgtaaagaaaaacatatttatgcTTTTGGAGCTGATTCAAGCAAGATATCAGGTGCATTACATGATGCCTATAGGGTACAACAGCTGTCTGAATCTGTTCAACTGGCCACTGGTTGTCCAATCGCTGACTTTGAAAGACTTCTTCATGCTGCTTCTCCTATTATTTGTCGATCAAACAGTgttaaaatttgtcaaacttGCGTGCGAGATGAGGTTGGTAGGCCTCTTTGCCGACATGAGGCACCCAATATCACATTGAGAAGCCTGTGGAAGTGGTATGAGAAACATGGGAGCTATGGATTAGAAGTAAGATTAGAAGATTGTGAATACTCGAAGAGATTGGGTTTTTATCACTCTGCATTTCGAGCCTACTTTGTCCCTTCTCTCTCTGCAGTTCAGCTGTTCAAAAAGCCTAGGAGTCATCATATGGATAATGGGCCTGTGGTTTCAAGGGCATGTGAAATGAGTAAAACATCACAAAGCTCATTTAACATTGGCCAACTTCCAATTTTTTCAATACTTTTCCCTCGGCCTTGTACTGAGGAGACAAGCTTTAGCCCACTTGAAAATCAAATGCACAGTTCGCGAGTATCATCCATGTCTCAATCTATCGATACTACAATAACTGATGATTCAGAGCtactttttgaatattttgaatctGATCAACCTCAACTCAGAAAGCCATTGTTTGAGAA GATAAAAGAGCTGGTTAGTGGTGATGGACCTTCATGGAACAAAGTATATGGGGATCCAACAAAACTAGACTCCATGAATCTAGATGAACTTCATCATAGCTCCTG GTATTCAGTGGCATGGTATCCTATTTATAGGATACCAGATGGTGAATTTCGTGCAGCATTCCTGACCTACCATTCATTTGGCCATCTGGTTCATAGAAGCTCTACATTTGATTCCCATAGAAAGGATGCCTGTATAGTTTCTCCAGTTGTGGGTCTTCAGAGTTACAATGCTCAG CATGAACGATGGTTCCATCTGAAACAGTCCATACTGAGCCAGACAGAAGAAACTTCAAACTTAAAGCCTTCTGAAATCCTGAGAAAGCGGTTGAAGACACTAGAGCAGACAGCATCTCTTATGGCAAGAGCTGAAGTTAGCAAGGGAAATCTGAAATCTGTCAACAGACATCCTGATTATGAGTTTTTCCTCTCTAGGCAACGTTGGTGA